In a single window of the Luteibacter rhizovicinus DSM 16549 genome:
- the rbfA gene encoding 30S ribosome-binding factor RbfA, with translation MPSRDFKRTDRVSAQLRREISELLHAAVRDYALPSASVSDVEVTRDLDWATVWVTALKPEESPVVMKALKELAPEFRHALSKSMILRKVPQLKFKYDESVDTGERIERLLRENPVPPADPADEPKED, from the coding sequence ATGCCGTCCCGTGATTTCAAGCGTACCGATCGCGTGTCCGCCCAGCTTCGCCGCGAAATCAGCGAACTGCTGCATGCCGCCGTGCGCGACTACGCGCTGCCTTCGGCCAGCGTGTCGGATGTGGAAGTAACCCGTGACCTCGATTGGGCCACCGTATGGGTCACTGCGCTCAAGCCGGAAGAATCGCCGGTGGTAATGAAGGCGCTGAAGGAGCTCGCTCCCGAGTTTCGTCATGCCCTGTCGAAGTCCATGATCCTGCGCAAGGTGCCCCAGCTGAAGTTCAAGTACGACGAGTCCGTCGATACCGGCGAACGGATCGAGCGCCTGCTGCGTGAAAATCCGGTTCCTCCGGCCG
- the infB gene encoding translation initiation factor IF-2: MSDVTIKQLAHQLGLPVDKLLGQLGEAGMKFSDAEQVISSTEKVKLLGFLRRTHGKNDAAPETDETAPRQITLKRRTVGELKVSSGTGRGAGAAKTVNVEVRTKRTYVKRSTIADDASHDPEREDAARKLAESHAQRESDEAQRREEAERRQAEEARHAAEAEARRQEEAAAEARRRAEAEQAAERARAEAAQAAAQSSPASADAKPAPTPAAAPVAPPAPVTTFTDENGVTHQTGKLDTRKLGMIMPTIHEPRKRERVIPKPAPAPAPAPAPAPVAAAPAPAAAPAPRAAAPSPAPRPAPGSVAAANDSRGNARPKHGGGGGGGGNSGGPGRGNDRDSGGKRFGGGEMHLSDADRARRSNANRRGGGKVRGRAEAPRGGASSGGPHGFTRPTAAVVRDVVIGDNNLVTDLAQKMAVKGAEVVKALFKMGVMATINQTIDHDTAALVIEELGHNPVRATENDAEAALQTQTQTAELEGEKVTRPPVVTIMGHVDHGKTSLLDYIRRTKVASGEAGGITQHIGAYHVETSRGVITFLDTPGHAAFTSMRARGAQSTDIVVLVVAADDGVMPQTIEAVKHARAAKVPLIVALNKMDKAGANPDNVKQGLGLLEVIPEEWGGDTPFVPLSAKTGDGVDALLDAISAQAEVMELKAVADGRASGVVIESSLDRGRGPVATVLVQQGTLKKGDFVVCGVEYGRMRALVDETGKQVNEAGPSIPVQVLGLSGVPESGDDFVAVKDERLAREVAAERLLKRRETRLVSKSNRLEDIMAQMGQGQGQQTLNILVKADVQGSVEALRDSLTQIGNDLVKVNVISSGVGGITESEATLATASKALIIGFNVRADASARKVIDTNGLDVRYFSIIYDVIDQVTQAATGLLGMEIREEIIGVAQVRDVFRSSKFGAVAGCMVIEGNVKRSKPIRVLRDNVVVFQGELESLRRFKELVDEVRNGMECGIAVKQYNDVKVGDQIECFERIEVPRTL; the protein is encoded by the coding sequence ATGTCGGACGTCACAATCAAACAACTCGCCCATCAATTGGGCCTCCCGGTCGACAAGCTGCTTGGACAGCTTGGCGAAGCCGGCATGAAATTCTCCGATGCGGAGCAGGTCATCAGCAGCACCGAAAAGGTGAAGCTGCTCGGATTCCTGCGTCGCACGCACGGCAAGAACGACGCCGCTCCCGAAACGGATGAGACGGCGCCTCGCCAGATCACCCTCAAGCGCCGCACGGTCGGTGAGCTGAAGGTCAGCTCCGGCACGGGGCGTGGCGCTGGCGCGGCAAAGACGGTCAACGTCGAAGTTCGCACCAAGCGTACCTACGTCAAGCGCAGCACGATTGCCGACGACGCCTCGCACGATCCGGAACGTGAGGACGCCGCGCGCAAGCTCGCCGAGTCGCACGCCCAGCGTGAGAGCGACGAGGCACAGCGCCGCGAGGAAGCCGAGCGTCGCCAGGCCGAAGAGGCCCGTCACGCCGCCGAAGCCGAGGCACGCCGTCAGGAAGAGGCGGCCGCCGAGGCACGTCGTCGCGCGGAGGCCGAGCAGGCCGCCGAACGTGCGCGTGCCGAAGCAGCACAGGCAGCGGCCCAGTCGTCGCCGGCATCCGCCGATGCGAAGCCCGCGCCGACGCCCGCTGCCGCTCCGGTCGCGCCGCCCGCTCCGGTGACCACGTTCACTGACGAAAATGGCGTGACCCACCAGACCGGTAAGCTCGATACGCGCAAGCTCGGCATGATCATGCCGACCATTCATGAGCCGCGTAAGCGCGAGCGCGTGATTCCCAAGCCTGCTCCCGCTCCGGCACCGGCGCCTGCGCCCGCACCGGTCGCGGCAGCTCCGGCACCCGCGGCCGCACCCGCACCGCGTGCGGCCGCGCCTTCACCGGCGCCGCGTCCGGCACCGGGTTCCGTTGCCGCTGCCAACGATTCGCGCGGTAACGCGCGTCCGAAGCATGGTGGCGGTGGTGGTGGCGGCGGTAACAGCGGCGGCCCCGGCCGTGGCAACGACCGCGACTCCGGCGGCAAGCGTTTTGGCGGTGGCGAAATGCACCTGTCCGATGCCGACCGCGCGCGTCGCTCCAATGCCAATCGTCGTGGCGGCGGCAAGGTCCGCGGTCGCGCCGAGGCCCCGCGTGGCGGTGCGTCGTCCGGTGGTCCGCATGGCTTCACGCGTCCGACCGCTGCGGTGGTTCGTGACGTCGTGATCGGCGACAACAACCTCGTCACCGATCTCGCCCAGAAGATGGCCGTGAAGGGTGCCGAAGTCGTCAAGGCGCTGTTCAAGATGGGCGTCATGGCGACCATCAACCAGACGATCGATCACGACACGGCGGCGCTGGTTATCGAAGAACTCGGCCACAACCCGGTTCGCGCCACCGAGAACGATGCGGAAGCCGCGCTGCAGACGCAGACGCAGACCGCCGAGCTCGAAGGCGAAAAGGTCACGCGTCCGCCGGTGGTCACGATCATGGGTCACGTCGACCATGGCAAGACCTCGCTGCTGGATTACATCCGTCGCACCAAGGTCGCCTCGGGCGAAGCCGGTGGCATCACGCAGCACATCGGCGCGTACCACGTCGAAACCAGCCGCGGCGTCATCACCTTCCTCGACACCCCGGGCCATGCGGCGTTTACGTCGATGCGTGCCCGCGGTGCGCAGTCCACGGATATCGTGGTCCTCGTGGTGGCCGCCGACGATGGCGTCATGCCGCAGACGATCGAAGCCGTTAAGCATGCGCGCGCCGCCAAGGTGCCGCTGATCGTCGCGCTGAACAAGATGGACAAGGCCGGTGCCAACCCGGACAACGTCAAGCAGGGCCTCGGCCTTCTCGAAGTCATTCCCGAAGAGTGGGGTGGCGACACGCCGTTCGTGCCGCTCTCGGCGAAGACGGGTGATGGCGTCGACGCGCTTCTCGATGCGATCTCGGCCCAGGCCGAAGTCATGGAGCTCAAGGCCGTGGCCGATGGCCGCGCTTCGGGTGTCGTGATCGAATCCAGCCTCGACCGCGGTCGCGGTCCGGTGGCTACGGTGCTGGTCCAGCAGGGCACGCTGAAGAAGGGCGACTTCGTCGTCTGCGGTGTCGAATACGGCCGCATGCGTGCGCTCGTCGACGAAACCGGCAAGCAGGTCAATGAAGCCGGTCCGTCGATTCCGGTGCAGGTGCTGGGTCTGTCCGGCGTACCGGAATCGGGTGACGATTTCGTCGCCGTGAAGGACGAGCGCCTGGCCCGCGAAGTGGCGGCCGAGCGTTTGCTCAAGCGTCGCGAAACCCGCCTGGTCAGCAAGTCGAACCGTCTGGAAGACATCATGGCCCAGATGGGCCAGGGCCAAGGCCAGCAGACCCTCAACATCCTCGTCAAGGCGGATGTGCAGGGCTCGGTCGAAGCACTGCGCGATTCGCTCACCCAGATCGGCAACGACCTGGTCAAGGTGAACGTGATCTCCTCCGGCGTCGGTGGCATCACCGAGTCCGAAGCCACGCTGGCCACGGCCTCCAAGGCGCTGATCATCGGCTTCAACGTCCGTGCCGACGCGTCGGCACGCAAGGTGATCGATACCAACGGCCTCGATGTCCGTTACTTCTCGATCATCTACGACGTCATCGACCAGGTCACCCAGGCGGCTACCGGCCTGCTGGGCATGGAGATCCGCGAAGAGATCATCGGTGTCGCCCAGGTGCGTGACGTGTTCCGTTCGTCGAAGTTCGGCGCGGTCGCGGGCTGCATGGTCATCGAAGGCAACGTCAAGCGCAGCAAGCCGATCCGCGTCCTGCGCGACAACGTCGTCGTCTTCCAGGGCGAACTCGAGTCGCTGCGCCGCTTCAAGGAACTCGTCGACGAGGTCCGTAACGGCATGGAATGCGGTATCGCCGTCAAGCAGTACAACGACGTCAAGGTCGGCGACCAGATCGAGTGCTTCGAGCGTATCGAAGTGCCTCGCACGCTGTAA
- the nusA gene encoding transcription termination factor NusA translates to MSKELLLVVDAVANEKGVPREVIFDAMEAALASAAKKRYPDEDPDIRVEIDRNTGDYETFRRWEIVADDVEMEDPSYQIRLMDAEDEAGEGEVAEIGGAIEHQVENAEFGRIAAQAAKQVIVQRVREAERQQVVDAFVDRVGELVTGIVKRVERGNVYLDLGSNAEAFIPRDKTIPRESARVGDRVRGYLYEVKSEVRGPQLFVSRSAPEFMIELFKLEVPEVGQGLVEIKGCARDPGDRAKIAVVAHDSRTDPIGACIGMRGSRVQAVSNELNGERVDIILWHENQAQYVINAMAPAEVQSIIMDEEKHSMDIAVAEDKLSQAIGRGGQNVRLASKLTGWQLNVMTQDQVTAKSEAEQAAALQLFQDKLEVDEEIAGILVQEGFSSIEEIAYVPSAELLNVEGFDEDIVEELRARARDALLTEALAAEEGVEENPPSEELLGLDGMDDATAFALADRGVKTLDDLGDLAVDELIDIDGMTEERASQLIMAARAPMIARLEKGG, encoded by the coding sequence ATGAGCAAAGAACTTTTGCTGGTAGTCGACGCGGTCGCCAACGAAAAGGGCGTACCGCGCGAAGTCATTTTTGACGCCATGGAAGCGGCGCTGGCCTCGGCCGCCAAGAAGCGCTACCCCGATGAGGATCCGGACATCCGTGTCGAGATCGATCGCAACACGGGTGATTACGAGACCTTCCGTCGCTGGGAGATCGTCGCCGACGACGTCGAGATGGAGGATCCGTCCTACCAGATCCGTCTGATGGATGCCGAAGACGAAGCCGGTGAAGGCGAAGTGGCCGAGATCGGCGGTGCCATCGAGCACCAGGTCGAGAACGCCGAGTTCGGCCGTATCGCCGCGCAGGCTGCGAAGCAGGTCATCGTGCAGCGCGTTCGCGAAGCCGAGCGTCAGCAGGTGGTCGACGCCTTCGTCGATCGCGTGGGCGAACTCGTCACCGGTATCGTCAAGCGCGTCGAGCGCGGCAATGTTTACCTGGACCTCGGCAGCAATGCCGAAGCCTTCATCCCGCGCGACAAGACGATTCCCCGTGAATCGGCCCGCGTCGGCGACCGCGTTCGCGGTTACCTGTACGAAGTGAAGTCGGAAGTCCGTGGCCCGCAGCTGTTCGTTTCGCGCAGCGCGCCGGAATTCATGATCGAACTGTTCAAGCTCGAAGTGCCGGAAGTCGGCCAGGGCCTGGTCGAGATCAAGGGCTGTGCCCGTGATCCGGGTGACCGCGCCAAGATCGCCGTCGTCGCACACGATAGCCGCACCGATCCCATCGGCGCGTGCATCGGCATGCGCGGTTCGCGCGTGCAGGCCGTGTCGAACGAGCTCAACGGCGAGCGCGTCGACATCATCCTGTGGCACGAGAACCAGGCGCAGTACGTCATCAATGCGATGGCGCCGGCCGAAGTCCAGTCCATCATCATGGACGAAGAGAAGCACTCCATGGACATCGCCGTTGCCGAGGACAAGCTGTCCCAGGCGATCGGTCGCGGTGGCCAGAACGTGCGTCTCGCCAGCAAGCTCACCGGCTGGCAGCTCAACGTGATGACGCAGGACCAGGTCACGGCCAAGAGCGAGGCCGAACAGGCCGCCGCCCTGCAGCTGTTCCAGGACAAGCTTGAAGTGGACGAAGAGATCGCCGGCATCCTGGTGCAGGAAGGCTTCTCGTCGATCGAAGAAATTGCTTACGTGCCGAGCGCCGAGCTGCTCAACGTGGAAGGCTTCGACGAGGATATCGTCGAGGAACTCCGTGCTCGCGCCCGCGACGCCCTGCTGACCGAGGCACTGGCTGCCGAGGAAGGTGTGGAAGAAAACCCGCCTTCCGAGGAACTGCTCGGTCTGGACGGCATGGACGATGCGACCGCCTTCGCGCTGGCGGATCGTGGTGTGAAGACGCTGGACGACCTGGGTGACCTTGCCGTCGACGAACTCATCGATATCGATGGCATGACAGAGGAACGCGCTTCGCAGCTGATCATGGCTGCGCGTGCTCCGATGATCGCCCGCCTGGAAAAGGGTGGCTAA
- the rimP gene encoding ribosome maturation factor RimP — protein sequence MDTNALTQRFSDIVAELGLEVLGMDFAPSDGQQTLRVYLDVLGAERERREAAELPVEVTVEDCEAASREFSAYLDVEDPIPGNYVLEVSSPGIDRPLFTAEQFARVSGQEVKVLLKAPIEGRRRLKGNVIEINGEHIVVEGEAGRFEFEHADVESARVVPDWVALGYAPKPKPTPGGKKPK from the coding sequence GTGGATACCAACGCACTTACACAACGCTTTTCAGACATCGTGGCTGAACTCGGCCTCGAAGTGCTGGGTATGGATTTCGCCCCGTCCGACGGGCAACAAACGCTGCGCGTCTACCTGGACGTGCTCGGCGCCGAACGCGAGCGTCGCGAAGCGGCGGAGCTGCCGGTCGAAGTGACGGTGGAGGATTGCGAGGCCGCGAGCCGCGAGTTCTCCGCCTATCTGGACGTTGAAGATCCGATCCCTGGCAACTATGTATTAGAAGTCTCCTCTCCCGGCATCGACCGCCCCCTGTTCACGGCGGAGCAGTTCGCTCGCGTGAGCGGCCAGGAAGTCAAAGTGCTGCTGAAGGCCCCGATCGAGGGTCGTCGGCGCCTCAAAGGCAACGTCATTGAAATCAATGGCGAGCACATTGTGGTCGAGGGCGAGGCTGGCCGATTCGAATTCGAGCATGCGGACGTCGAAAGCGCCCGCGTGGTTCCCGACTGGGTGGCTCTCGGCTACGCGCCGAAGCCCAAGCCCACGCCGGGCGGAAAGAAACCCAAATAA
- a CDS encoding GGDEF domain-containing protein — translation MDGTANLDVHTLGIIGLAVGATIALSFTLLSMVLRGMLALHIWAGAFWLLTLAGLAEGYDENGSFLSAIVGSVLIAAANGAMLGGIAIHIKYPLRWRWPAMLIALFLAIQVAFFIAPPPQAVEATVFGVKSIIWDVWMIWLLLFRAPRELKTGCAFTALVFVIDTFFYLARAAISLHPEMASHAMLASILTTSNYLFGILCTFLLSTGFTLMLAQRLVHDLRCAAEIDGLTGLLNRTAVVRESNRRLATTRGRTNSALLFDLDNFKAVNDSWGHAGGDAVLKHFAETVRASGIPEHALFSRYGGEEFLLLLPGASPNTASSLAESLRTRIESAPAPYSGEWIAFTTSVGVCSSTDPEVHVLIQAADEALYRAKNAGRNRVEVA, via the coding sequence ATGGATGGTACGGCGAATCTCGACGTCCACACGTTAGGCATCATCGGCCTGGCCGTGGGCGCGACCATTGCGTTGAGTTTCACCCTGCTCAGTATGGTGCTGCGCGGGATGCTCGCCCTGCACATCTGGGCTGGCGCGTTCTGGCTACTCACCCTGGCCGGCCTGGCCGAGGGCTACGACGAAAATGGCAGCTTTCTCTCGGCTATCGTCGGGAGCGTACTGATAGCCGCCGCCAATGGCGCCATGCTCGGCGGCATCGCCATCCACATCAAGTACCCCCTGCGCTGGCGCTGGCCGGCCATGCTGATCGCGCTGTTCCTCGCGATCCAGGTCGCGTTCTTCATCGCGCCCCCGCCCCAGGCGGTCGAGGCGACGGTCTTCGGCGTGAAGAGCATCATCTGGGATGTCTGGATGATCTGGCTCCTATTGTTCCGGGCACCGCGCGAATTGAAGACGGGCTGTGCGTTCACTGCGCTGGTCTTCGTCATCGACACCTTCTTCTATCTGGCGCGGGCGGCGATCTCATTGCACCCTGAGATGGCCTCGCACGCCATGCTTGCGTCGATCCTGACCACGTCCAACTACCTGTTCGGCATCCTCTGCACGTTCCTGCTGAGCACCGGCTTCACCCTGATGCTGGCCCAGCGCCTGGTGCACGACCTGCGCTGCGCCGCCGAAATCGACGGGCTCACCGGCCTGCTCAACCGCACCGCCGTCGTACGCGAGTCCAACCGTCGTCTCGCGACCACACGGGGCCGCACCAACTCCGCCCTGCTCTTCGACCTGGACAACTTCAAGGCGGTGAACGACTCCTGGGGCCACGCCGGTGGCGACGCCGTGCTCAAGCACTTCGCCGAGACCGTCCGCGCCAGCGGCATCCCGGAACACGCCCTGTTCTCCCGTTACGGCGGCGAGGAATTCCTGCTACTTCTGCCCGGCGCCTCGCCGAACACCGCCAGCAGCCTGGCGGAGAGCCTGCGCACCCGGATCGAAAGCGCCCCGGCACCCTATTCGGGCGAATGGATCGCCTTCACCACCAGCGTCGGCGTCTGCAGCTCGACCGACCCCGAGGTCCACGTACTCATCCAGGCCGCGGACGAAGCGCTCTATCGGGCGAAGAACGCCGGACGGAATCGGGTCGAAGTGGCTTAA
- a CDS encoding GFA family protein has translation MLIHGSCHCGNLSFELVWPVASETIAARACSCTFCVKHGARWTANAAAGLTVHRKDASLVEAYAFGTKTADFHVCKVCGVVACSTSRIDGRLYAVVNVNSFDDFDASRLVIGDVNFDGEEESERLARREANWIGDVRFLG, from the coding sequence ATGCTGATCCACGGTAGCTGTCACTGCGGCAACCTTTCATTCGAGTTGGTCTGGCCGGTCGCATCGGAGACGATCGCCGCCCGGGCCTGCTCATGCACCTTCTGCGTGAAGCATGGTGCGAGGTGGACGGCGAATGCCGCCGCCGGACTGACGGTTCATCGCAAGGATGCGTCGCTGGTTGAGGCGTATGCCTTCGGAACGAAGACCGCCGACTTCCATGTGTGCAAGGTATGCGGTGTGGTCGCCTGCTCGACGAGCCGTATCGACGGAAGGCTGTATGCCGTCGTCAACGTCAACTCGTTCGACGACTTCGACGCGTCGCGACTGGTGATCGGCGATGTGAATTTCGACGGCGAAGAGGAATCTGAACGGCTGGCCCGTCGTGAGGCGAACTGGATCGGCGATGTTCGTTTCCTCGGTTAA
- a CDS encoding S41 family peptidase — MHGRTRDGEECGWLARSREFAAGCLMVVAVTATGAGIVEAQTASTDVPTFKAFPWAAYAVQVTGNARDAAGATVRLTTKDGEEKPFGSATANVDGTSLHHHRLRLSADLTTHGSIDGAAIWLRADAAGKSRAFMNSEKDLVNDRAGPAHRQVEIDVPDDVDRIAFGVLLEKHGEVTADRLIFQDLGEEPSSSLAEPTLDAAIDTIRKNAYHARDIDWSSIEPQVRARAGTAGRLSDVHAAIKVLLASLNDHHSFWMDADRATAYRHSGQPPGAATVERRGDDLGYIAMPGFMGTDPTLSANFAATMSKAIVELSPRCGWVVDLRGDSGGNMRPMLAGLRPLLGASPAASFEQANGHVIPFPVIGTTTVDQSAVPVAVLTGPHTASSGEAVAVAFRGRPNTRSFGAETAGLSSGNSAFPLPDGSEILLMTTIDRDRDGHRYGGVLEPDEAAEDAVAETTASTWLRRTCPAGASNASR, encoded by the coding sequence GTGCACGGACGTACACGTGATGGAGAAGAGTGCGGCTGGCTGGCGCGTTCTCGCGAGTTCGCCGCTGGGTGCCTGATGGTTGTTGCGGTGACGGCTACCGGGGCAGGGATCGTTGAAGCGCAGACCGCTTCGACGGATGTCCCAACCTTCAAGGCCTTTCCCTGGGCTGCCTACGCGGTCCAGGTCACGGGTAACGCACGTGATGCGGCAGGCGCGACGGTGCGCCTGACCACTAAGGATGGCGAGGAAAAGCCCTTTGGCTCGGCCACGGCGAATGTCGACGGGACGTCGCTGCATCACCATCGCCTTCGCCTGTCTGCCGACCTGACAACACACGGTTCCATCGACGGTGCCGCGATCTGGCTACGTGCGGATGCCGCGGGAAAATCCCGTGCCTTTATGAACTCGGAGAAGGATCTGGTCAACGACCGTGCCGGCCCCGCGCATCGGCAGGTCGAGATCGATGTGCCGGACGATGTGGATCGCATCGCCTTCGGCGTGCTCCTGGAGAAGCATGGCGAGGTTACGGCCGATCGGCTCATCTTCCAGGATCTGGGCGAAGAGCCGTCCTCGTCGCTTGCCGAGCCGACCCTGGATGCCGCGATCGACACTATTCGTAAGAACGCGTACCACGCACGGGATATCGACTGGTCCAGCATCGAGCCTCAGGTGAGGGCGCGCGCAGGCACGGCGGGAAGGCTCTCCGATGTGCACGCGGCAATCAAGGTGTTGCTCGCATCGTTGAACGACCACCACAGCTTCTGGATGGATGCGGACAGGGCGACGGCCTATCGGCACAGCGGCCAGCCCCCGGGCGCTGCCACGGTCGAACGGCGCGGTGACGATCTTGGCTACATCGCCATGCCGGGTTTCATGGGTACGGACCCGACCCTGTCGGCAAACTTCGCCGCGACGATGTCGAAAGCCATCGTGGAGCTTTCGCCGCGTTGTGGATGGGTCGTGGATCTTCGTGGGGACAGTGGCGGCAACATGCGTCCCATGTTGGCCGGGTTGCGGCCGTTGCTCGGGGCGTCACCGGCAGCCTCGTTTGAGCAGGCCAATGGACACGTCATCCCGTTTCCGGTCATCGGCACGACGACCGTGGATCAGTCCGCCGTGCCGGTCGCGGTCTTGACGGGCCCGCACACGGCCAGCTCGGGCGAGGCGGTCGCGGTGGCCTTCCGGGGACGACCGAACACCCGATCGTTCGGCGCGGAAACGGCCGGATTGTCGAGCGGTAATTCGGCGTTTCCGTTGCCGGACGGCAGCGAGATCCTTCTCATGACGACGATCGACCGGGATCGCGACGGTCATCGCTACGGCGGTGTCTTGGAGCCCGACGAAGCTGCCGAGGATGCGGTGGCCGAGACGACGGCTTCGACATGGCTTCGACGCACGTGCCCGGCGGGCGCGAGCAATGCCTCCCGTTAG
- a CDS encoding GIY-YIG nuclease family protein, giving the protein MEDDAPYPRFASRGKAYVYVLPCRDEDLLKVGFSRDPFTRFSTLHRRFYDFFDLERGLLLDAELVVHARRIERRLIETFSEQRAMAPLVVPVSAAGHTEWYRGVHAEVAALLDDVASAEGLTLDRSLVPWLRGYLNERADRLHDWSARIVDTLDWAAHNAPDDRGAERLRRALIDTLDMFIAAGVSVEPLLPDRVVEWYANGAHRRLFD; this is encoded by the coding sequence ATGGAAGACGATGCTCCCTACCCCCGCTTCGCCTCGCGTGGCAAGGCGTATGTCTATGTGCTGCCGTGCCGCGACGAGGACCTTTTGAAGGTCGGCTTCTCGCGTGATCCGTTCACGCGATTCAGCACCCTGCATCGCCGCTTCTACGACTTCTTCGATCTCGAACGCGGGCTGCTTCTCGACGCCGAGCTCGTGGTCCACGCGCGGCGCATCGAGCGACGGCTGATCGAGACGTTTTCCGAGCAGCGGGCCATGGCACCGCTCGTCGTGCCGGTATCGGCGGCTGGCCATACGGAATGGTATCGGGGCGTTCATGCGGAGGTCGCCGCCCTGCTCGATGACGTCGCCAGCGCGGAGGGTCTGACCCTGGACCGAAGCCTCGTTCCCTGGCTGCGCGGTTACCTGAACGAACGCGCCGATCGCCTCCACGACTGGTCCGCACGCATCGTCGACACGCTCGATTGGGCTGCGCACAACGCGCCGGACGATCGCGGTGCCGAACGCCTGCGCCGGGCGCTTATCGATACGCTGGACATGTTCATCGCCGCCGGGGTGAGCGTGGAACCGTTGCTTCCCGATCGCGTGGTCGAGTGGTACGCGAATGGCGCACACCGGCGCCTCTTCGACTGA
- a CDS encoding GlxA family transcriptional regulator yields MKRAAPRVIPVFVVLPPRVLLLDVAGPIEVLRKANLEQEDVRFDVRFVGPARKLGSSIGLAVTGIAPLPARLPDGAMLVVPGHADVPLGEPVTTAAQNDQYEAAIVAWLGRVVRPGIRLATICSGALLAGRAGLLDGFECTTHHGCVAELAHDAPAAQVRENRLYVVDGERMTSAGITAGIDLMLHVVAGEVGPGCALAVARFLVVYLRRAGGDPQLSPWLEGRNHMHPSIHRAQDAVAGDPARDWTVPALAREAATSPRHLSRLFNEHAGMSVTDYVNRMRVALASELLAGSRLDMEAVAERSGFGSARQLRRAWGRLHAEPPSRSRDALA; encoded by the coding sequence ATGAAACGCGCCGCACCTCGTGTCATTCCCGTCTTCGTCGTGCTGCCGCCGCGCGTGCTGCTGCTCGACGTGGCGGGACCGATCGAGGTGCTGCGCAAGGCCAACCTCGAGCAGGAGGACGTGCGTTTCGATGTCCGCTTCGTCGGGCCGGCGCGCAAGCTCGGCAGTTCGATCGGATTGGCGGTGACGGGCATCGCGCCTTTGCCCGCGCGTTTGCCGGACGGCGCCATGCTCGTGGTCCCAGGGCATGCCGACGTACCATTGGGCGAGCCGGTGACCACAGCGGCGCAGAACGATCAGTACGAGGCCGCGATCGTCGCCTGGCTTGGCCGTGTGGTTCGACCGGGCATCCGGCTCGCGACGATCTGCTCCGGTGCCTTGCTGGCGGGAAGAGCGGGTCTGCTCGACGGCTTCGAATGCACGACGCACCACGGTTGCGTCGCTGAACTCGCCCACGACGCGCCCGCTGCCCAAGTGCGCGAGAACCGGCTTTACGTGGTGGACGGCGAGCGGATGACGAGTGCCGGTATCACTGCTGGCATCGATCTCATGTTGCATGTCGTTGCGGGTGAAGTGGGGCCGGGATGTGCCCTGGCGGTCGCTCGGTTTCTTGTTGTGTACCTGCGCCGGGCGGGAGGCGATCCGCAGCTTTCGCCCTGGCTGGAAGGGCGCAACCACATGCACCCGTCGATCCATCGCGCACAGGATGCAGTCGCCGGCGATCCGGCGCGCGACTGGACGGTGCCGGCGCTGGCGCGCGAAGCGGCCACCAGTCCGCGCCACCTGTCGCGCCTGTTCAATGAACACGCCGGCATGAGTGTCACCGACTACGTGAACCGCATGCGGGTCGCCCTTGCCAGTGAACTGCTCGCCGGCTCGCGACTCGACATGGAGGCCGTCGCCGAGCGCTCGGGTTTTGGCTCCGCTCGCCAGTTGCGAAGGGCCTGGGGGCGCTTGCACGCCGAACCGCCGAGCCGGTCGCGCGACGCGCTCGCCTGA
- a CDS encoding isochorismatase family protein, protein MTVSDTALIVIDAQESFRQRPYWRDEDVATYIDRQQALIDGARKAGISVVRIFHVEASGPFSEASGFVTTLAPLHIEPAVTFRKQRHSALVGSGLDVWLVEHGIRRVIVSGIRTEQCCETTTRHASDLGYEVDYVGEATLTFPMTDRTGREWSAAEIRARTELVLEDRFARIATVEEALAGALRKAA, encoded by the coding sequence ATGACTGTTTCCGACACCGCCCTGATCGTCATCGATGCCCAGGAATCCTTTCGCCAGCGCCCTTACTGGCGGGACGAGGACGTGGCCACGTATATCGATCGCCAGCAAGCGCTCATCGATGGCGCGAGAAAGGCCGGCATTTCCGTGGTTCGTATCTTCCATGTGGAGGCGAGCGGTCCGTTCTCCGAGGCGTCGGGTTTCGTGACGACCCTGGCGCCTTTGCACATCGAGCCCGCGGTCACCTTCCGCAAGCAGCGGCACAGCGCCCTGGTCGGCTCCGGACTCGATGTATGGCTGGTTGAGCACGGCATCCGTCGCGTCATCGTGTCGGGTATCCGTACGGAACAGTGCTGCGAAACGACCACCCGGCATGCCTCGGACCTCGGTTATGAGGTCGATTACGTGGGCGAGGCGACACTGACCTTCCCCATGACGGATCGCACCGGTCGCGAGTGGAGCGCTGCCGAGATTCGTGCACGCACCGAGCTGGTGCTGGAAGATCGCTTCGCGCGTATCGCCACGGTCGAGGAGGCGCTCGCCGGGGCGCTTCGCAAGGCCGCCTGA